A genomic stretch from Pithys albifrons albifrons isolate INPA30051 chromosome 28, PitAlb_v1, whole genome shotgun sequence includes:
- the PRELP gene encoding prolargin, which yields MKVALRLLLPLVLVLVSEVSGQRRKPPRKPTRPPLPFVEPVEPTELPPPLPPGPPSIFPDCPRECYCPPDFPSALYCDSRNLRKVPVIPPRIHYLYLQNNFIDDLPEESFRNATGLKWVNLDNNRIRKVDRRVLEKLENLIFLYMEKNQLKEVPAFLPPNLEQLRLSRNQISKIPAGVFNKLENLVLLDLHHNKLSDGVFNKNTFKGLKNLMQLNLAHNILRKMPPGVPSAIHQLFLDRNNIEDIPSDYFKEFPNLAFIRLNYNQISDKGLPKNSFNLTNLLVLHLAHNKLTNVPFISPKLEHLYLNNNSIEKINGTQICPTSLMSIQDFSPSNLDGVPRLRYLRLDGNLLKPPIPLDLMMCFRLLQSVVF from the exons ATGAAGGTGGCCCTCAGGTTGCTTCTGCCACTGGTTCTTGTGCTGGTCTCGGAGGTGAGCGGGCAGCGGAGGAAACCTCCCCGGAAACCCACCCGCCCGCCCCTGCCCTTCGTGGAGCCTGTGGAGCCCACCGAGCTGCCCCCACCGCTGCCCCCAGGGCCCCCCTCCATCTTCCCTGACTGCCCCCGGGAATGCTACTGCCCCCCGGACTTCCCCTCCGCCCTGTACTGTGACAGCCGCAACCTGCGCAAGGTGCCCGTCATCCCGCCCCGCATCCACTACCTCTACCTGCAGAACAACTTCATCGACGACCTCCCGGAGGAGTCCTTCAGGAACGCCACGGGGCTCAAATGGGTCAACCTCGACAACAATCGCATCCGCAAGGTGGACAGGCGGgtcctggagaagctggaaaACCTCATCTTCCTCTACATGGAGAAGAACCAGCTCAAGGAGGTGCCCGCCTTCCTGCCACCCAACCTGGAGCAGCTGCGGCTGAGCAGGAACCAGATCTCCAAGATCCCTGCCGGGGTCTTCAACAAGCTGGAGAATCTGGTGCTCTTGGATCTGCACCACAACAAGCTAAGCGATGGGGTCTTCAACAAAAACACCTTCAAGGGACTCAAGAACCTCATGCAACTCAACCTTGCCCACAACATCCTGAGGAAGATGCCCCCTGGGGTGCCCAGTGCCATCCACCAGCTCTTCCTGGACAGGAACAACATTGAGGACATCCCCAGTGACTACTTCAAGGAGTTTCCCAACCTGGCGTTCATCCGGCTCAACTACAACCAGATCTCTGACAAAGGGCTCCCCAAGAACTCCTTCAACCTCACCAACTTGCTGGTGTTGCACCTGGCCCACAACAAGCTCACCAACGTCCCATTCATCAGTCCCAAGCTGGAGCACCTCTACCTGAACAACAACTCCATTGAAA agATCAACGGGACGCAGATCTGCCCCACCTCGCTGATGTCCATCCAGGATTTCTCCCCGTCCAACCTGGATGGTGTTCCCCGGCTCCGGTACCTGCGGCTGGACGGGAACCTGCTGAAACCCCCCATTCCCTTGGACCTGATGATGTGTTTCCGCCTCCTGCAGTCCGTGGTTTTCtag
- the OPTC gene encoding opticin: MWTLAWLGMASLCLGAAWAVPAKERRKAEKPKAAVALYENLDLDNYDLTLDNYGEILDLSNYEELYDYGDLAPKIEVGTLAPRPKDPKTLPNLDATAETLKLQPPTTAGPIHPAPFPVQGLPSCLLCLCIGTSVYCDDADLEHIPALPPDTTYLYARFNRIGAVRAGDFTGLKKLKRIDLSSNSISWADVDAFRLLPSLQELIVPENRLTALPELPRSIVRLDARLNRIPSAGLRPEAFRDLKQLQFLHLSDNQLDFIPAPLPESLRSLHLQNNNIQTMHEDTFCDSQDHSQVRRALEDIRLDGNPINLSLFPDAYFCLPRLPTGRFS; the protein is encoded by the exons ATGTGGACCCTGGCCTGGCTGGGCATGGCCAGCCTGTGCCTGGGGGCAGCTTGGGCTGTCCCAGccaaggagaggaggaaggctgagaagccaAAAGCTGCTGTGGCACTCTATGAAAACCTGGATCTGGACAACTATGACCTGACATTGGACAACTACGGTGAAATCCTTGACCTGAGCAACTACGAGGAGCTCTATGACTATGGTGACCTTGCTCCAAAG ATCGAGGTTGGCACTCTGGCTCCTCGCCCCAAGGACCCCAAAACTCTCCCAAACCTGGATGCCACAGCTGAAACCCTGAAACTGCAGCCTCCAACCACTGCTGGTCCCATCCAcccagctcccttccctgtgcAGG ggctgcccagctgcctgctctgcctgtgcatcGGCACCTCCGTGTACTGCGATGATGCCGACCTGGAGCACATCCCGGCGCTGCCCCCGGACACCACGTACCTGTACGCGCGGTTCAACCGCATCGGCGCCGTGCGCGCCGGGGACTTCACGGGGCTGA AGAAGCTGAAGCGAATAGATCTGAGCAGCAATTCCATCTCGTGGGCGGATGTGGACGCGTTCCGGCTGCTGCCGAGCCTGCAGGAGCTCATCGTGCCCGAGAACAGGCTGACGGCGCTGCCCGAGCTGCCCCGCAGCATCGTGCGCCTCGATGCCCGACTCAACAGGATCCCCAGCGCCGGCCTCCGGCCCGAGGCTTTCCGG GACCTGAAGCAGCTGCAGTTCCTCCATCTGTCCGATAACCAGCTGGACTTTATCCCGGCGCCGCTGCCCGAGAGCCTGCGCTCCCTGCACCTCCAG AACAACAACATCCAGACGATGCACGAGGACACGTTCTGTGACAGCCAGGACCACAGCCAGGTCCGCAGGGCGCTGGAGGACATTCGCCTGGATGGCAACCCCATCAACCTCAGCCTCTTCCCCGACGCCTATTTCTGCCTGCCCCGCCTGCCCACGGGCCGCTTCTCCTGA